The Rhizobium indicum genome has a segment encoding these proteins:
- a CDS encoding DUF4381 domain-containing protein, whose translation MEPAAKLDPMTDMALRSLHDIMVPAPVSWWPQTWGWALLAALLAFAVLLAIFRRIRRYRANAYRREALTLLAGISDRLRHPATRPDAIKDLAEVLKRTALAAWPRGEVASLSGNGWVRFLDAHDEDGAGDTLERLLDDFEYHGAEIVADLPSNVCGDLVIAARKWIEQHHVSA comes from the coding sequence ATGGAGCCGGCAGCAAAGCTTGATCCGATGACGGACATGGCGCTGCGTTCGCTGCACGACATCATGGTTCCGGCGCCGGTCTCATGGTGGCCGCAGACCTGGGGCTGGGCTCTGCTGGCAGCCCTGCTTGCATTCGCCGTTCTCCTGGCGATCTTCCGGCGGATCAGGCGTTACCGCGCCAACGCCTACAGGCGCGAGGCCTTGACCTTGCTGGCAGGGATCTCTGACAGACTTCGACACCCCGCCACGCGCCCCGACGCCATAAAGGATCTCGCAGAAGTTCTGAAGCGCACAGCGCTGGCAGCCTGGCCGCGCGGTGAAGTCGCCTCCCTTTCCGGTAACGGCTGGGTTCGATTTCTCGACGCGCATGACGAGGATGGGGCCGGAGACACGCTCGAACGCCTCCTGGACGACTTCGAATATCATGGCGCGGAGATCGTCGCGGATCTGCCGTCGAATGTCTGCGGCGATCTCGTCATCGCCGCCCGCAAATGGATCGAGCAACATCATGTATCAGCTTGA
- a CDS encoding vWA domain-containing protein, producing the protein MYQLDLPWLLLVLPLPMLLWWLLPAHRETSASVRLPFFSQVAEAAGVRPTEGSVVTRRTWPQLVCETLAWGLVMLALARPQLVEPPIEKIEPQRDILLALDLSQSMDARDFPGAEGARLARVEAVRQVVADFVEKRPGDRIGLVVFGDAPYPLAPFTMDHELVRTMIADTVPGMAGPRTSLGDALGLAIKMFEKTTTPEKVLIVLTDGNDTASRMPPLKAVEIAKSKGVIVHTVGIGDPAATGEDKLDTATLQKIAANTGGRYFFGGDQSQLAAIYEVLDQITPEDQKNLSWRPRIELFHWPLLAAVALLAAYYLASGVAAAFKRRAAA; encoded by the coding sequence ATGTATCAGCTTGATTTGCCCTGGCTTCTGCTTGTGCTGCCGTTACCGATGCTGCTCTGGTGGCTGCTGCCGGCTCATCGGGAAACATCGGCGTCCGTGAGACTGCCCTTCTTCTCGCAGGTCGCCGAGGCGGCGGGCGTTCGTCCGACTGAGGGATCGGTGGTGACGCGCAGGACATGGCCACAGCTCGTCTGCGAGACCCTGGCCTGGGGCCTGGTGATGCTCGCCCTGGCACGCCCCCAGCTCGTGGAACCGCCGATCGAGAAGATCGAGCCGCAACGCGATATCCTTCTCGCCCTCGACCTGTCGCAGTCGATGGATGCGCGGGACTTCCCTGGCGCCGAGGGCGCGCGCCTCGCCCGCGTCGAAGCCGTCAGGCAGGTCGTCGCCGACTTCGTCGAGAAAAGACCCGGCGATCGGATTGGTCTCGTCGTCTTCGGAGACGCGCCCTATCCGCTCGCACCCTTCACGATGGATCACGAGCTCGTCCGGACGATGATCGCCGACACCGTTCCCGGGATGGCCGGACCGCGGACGTCGCTGGGAGACGCTCTTGGTCTTGCGATCAAGATGTTCGAGAAGACGACCACTCCGGAAAAGGTGCTCATCGTTCTGACTGATGGTAACGACACGGCCAGCAGGATGCCACCCCTGAAGGCAGTGGAGATCGCGAAATCGAAGGGCGTGATCGTCCACACGGTGGGTATCGGAGACCCTGCTGCGACGGGCGAGGACAAGCTGGATACCGCGACGCTGCAGAAGATCGCCGCGAATACCGGCGGTCGCTATTTCTTCGGAGGCGACCAGTCGCAGCTGGCAGCGATCTACGAGGTGCTCGACCAGATAACCCCGGAGGATCAGAAGAACCTGTCCTGGCGGCCGCGGATCGAGCTGTTCCACTGGCCGCTGCTGGCCGCCGTCGCACTGCTGGCGGCCTATTATCTCGCCTCGGGAGTGGCGGCCGCATTCAAGCGGAGGGCGGCGGCATGA
- a CDS encoding VWA domain-containing protein — MIADFHFLRPWLLLLLVLPAAILWMVSHSGDIRAQWKGMIAPHLLDRLVVDASGRSRMRPSWLLAAVMAAGIVGAAGPTWQREPPPFVEDTAPLVIAVDLSQTMDAIDVTPSRLERAKLKIKDVIEARQGARTAIVAYAGTAHLVLPPTEDAALLESYSEALATRIMPTPGKDTTAALRLGQSLLHKEGVAGTILLLTDGLEAAAAQTLKSSGDGVVILGIGTSAGGPVKTPDGGFLSDASDTRLFPKLDVAGLEAIGNETGADVATITDDDTDVRWIMQRIRSNFAQKQETEGDRWRDFGWWLVVPVAVAMALSFRKGWVVRIATLLLALRMLSPGSARADGLIDIWLTSDQQGRIAFERGNYDGATDRFVDPMWKGVALYRAGKFEEAIDAFAYIDTAESWYDQGNALLQLSKFEEAVAAYEKALDKRSEWPEAEANLAVARQLLKQQQEKQEEQPEQPSEDPDSVQFDERGKEGKEGQINIAEQTSEMWMKNINVSPADLMARKFSLEARRQSP, encoded by the coding sequence ATGATTGCGGATTTTCATTTCCTGCGTCCCTGGCTCCTGCTCCTTCTCGTACTGCCGGCTGCGATCCTCTGGATGGTTTCACACTCCGGCGACATCCGTGCACAGTGGAAGGGCATGATCGCGCCGCATCTGCTCGACCGCCTCGTTGTCGATGCTTCGGGGCGCTCAAGAATGCGGCCATCCTGGTTGCTGGCGGCCGTCATGGCTGCCGGGATCGTTGGGGCGGCAGGGCCGACATGGCAGCGTGAGCCGCCGCCCTTCGTCGAGGACACAGCGCCTCTCGTCATCGCCGTCGACCTGTCGCAGACAATGGACGCCATCGACGTGACCCCGTCCAGGCTGGAGCGGGCGAAACTCAAGATCAAGGACGTGATCGAGGCCAGACAGGGCGCGCGCACGGCGATCGTCGCCTATGCCGGCACCGCCCATCTGGTCCTGCCGCCGACCGAGGATGCGGCGCTGCTTGAAAGCTACTCCGAGGCATTGGCGACGCGCATCATGCCGACGCCGGGCAAGGACACGACAGCCGCGCTGCGGCTCGGACAAAGCCTCCTGCACAAAGAAGGGGTCGCCGGAACGATCCTGCTGCTGACCGACGGACTGGAAGCCGCTGCAGCGCAGACACTCAAGTCGAGCGGCGACGGCGTCGTCATTCTCGGGATCGGCACGTCGGCGGGCGGACCGGTCAAGACGCCGGATGGCGGATTTCTCTCGGATGCATCCGACACACGTCTCTTTCCTAAGCTCGACGTCGCCGGGCTCGAGGCCATCGGCAATGAAACCGGGGCAGATGTCGCGACAATCACGGACGACGACACGGATGTTCGCTGGATCATGCAGCGTATCCGCAGTAACTTCGCGCAGAAGCAGGAGACGGAGGGTGACCGCTGGCGCGATTTCGGCTGGTGGCTGGTCGTCCCGGTCGCGGTTGCGATGGCCCTGTCGTTCCGCAAGGGCTGGGTGGTGCGGATAGCCACGTTGCTGCTCGCCCTGCGGATGCTGTCGCCGGGCAGCGCCCGTGCGGACGGGCTGATCGATATATGGCTGACGTCCGATCAGCAGGGCCGCATTGCCTTCGAGCGGGGTAATTACGACGGGGCCACAGACCGCTTCGTCGATCCGATGTGGAAGGGCGTCGCCCTCTATCGAGCCGGCAAATTCGAGGAGGCGATCGACGCCTTTGCTTACATCGATACGGCGGAGAGCTGGTACGACCAAGGCAATGCTCTCCTCCAGCTATCGAAGTTCGAGGAGGCTGTCGCAGCCTATGAGAAGGCTCTCGATAAACGAAGCGAATGGCCGGAGGCCGAGGCGAACCTCGCCGTCGCACGGCAACTCCTGAAGCAACAGCAGGAAAAGCAGGAAGAACAGCCCGAACAGCCGAGCGAGGATCCCGACAGCGTCCAGTTCGACGAGAGGGGAAAGGAGGGCAAGGAAGGTCAGATTAATATCGCCGAGCAGACTTCGGAGATGTGGATGAAGAACATCAACGTCAGCCCGGCGGACCTGATGGCCCGCAAGTTTTCCCTCGAAGCGAGGAGGCAGTCTCCATGA
- a CDS encoding BatD family protein, with product MRLSATLLWAFICGQAIAAEPFGRAAIEGADGIVPGQQVHVVVDIFAPEFFTSPPQYPLFEVPDALVTLPDDRAQNLVQTIADVQYSGIRRSYVIVPEKTGSFVLPEIAVDLGYSANGSAIKAQLHVALPAFEVVAAPDQTARPFAARDLTVTQSFDRSPSTLKAGDAVVRTIVVFAEDTQAMLIPPVDLGRAAGVAQYLKPPSLTDGVEQRGIGRSVETGSTRTETVVYTASAEGSFQAPAVSYQWFDLDAHAGATATLPAVDIVVAKAASTERIDPKFDPPGEDQGKNAWQVVLLSCAAVLACFAAIVAWQKGSAIRAWAERRRMSRRNSPRRRLRRLRTIIRVGPDPAIYRALQDWSGSLGFRSVSDWAEAQGNPRLSAQVTILERRLFRSRDMQLDRGKFADSITLAATNKGRARKSALPALNPVA from the coding sequence ATGAGGCTTTCAGCCACGCTTCTTTGGGCGTTCATATGCGGACAGGCCATCGCCGCCGAGCCCTTCGGACGCGCCGCCATCGAAGGCGCAGATGGGATTGTCCCCGGCCAGCAGGTCCACGTCGTCGTCGACATTTTCGCGCCGGAATTCTTCACGTCGCCGCCGCAATATCCGCTGTTCGAGGTCCCGGATGCCCTTGTCACGCTTCCCGACGATCGTGCCCAGAACCTCGTCCAGACGATCGCGGACGTCCAATATTCGGGAATACGCAGGAGCTACGTGATCGTCCCGGAAAAGACCGGATCCTTCGTGCTGCCCGAAATCGCGGTCGATCTTGGCTATTCGGCGAACGGAAGCGCGATCAAGGCGCAGCTGCATGTAGCCCTTCCCGCCTTCGAGGTCGTGGCCGCTCCCGACCAGACCGCCAGGCCCTTCGCCGCCCGCGACCTGACGGTAACCCAGTCCTTCGACAGAAGCCCGTCAACCTTGAAGGCCGGCGACGCTGTCGTGCGGACGATCGTCGTCTTTGCCGAGGACACGCAGGCCATGCTGATCCCGCCGGTCGATCTGGGACGGGCAGCCGGGGTCGCGCAATATCTGAAGCCGCCGTCACTGACGGACGGCGTCGAACAGCGCGGGATCGGCCGGAGCGTCGAGACCGGAAGTACCCGGACCGAAACGGTGGTCTACACGGCTTCGGCCGAAGGCAGCTTCCAGGCGCCGGCCGTTTCCTACCAATGGTTCGACCTCGATGCCCATGCCGGAGCGACGGCGACCCTTCCGGCCGTCGATATCGTCGTGGCGAAGGCGGCCTCAACCGAGCGCATCGATCCGAAATTCGATCCCCCTGGCGAAGATCAAGGAAAGAATGCTTGGCAGGTAGTGCTGTTATCATGCGCGGCCGTGCTCGCCTGCTTCGCGGCAATTGTCGCGTGGCAAAAGGGCTCGGCAATCCGCGCATGGGCGGAGCGGCGTCGAATGAGCCGCCGAAACTCTCCACGGAGAAGACTTCGCCGCCTTCGAACCATCATCAGGGTCGGGCCCGATCCGGCAATCTATCGGGCGCTTCAGGATTGGAGCGGAAGTCTCGGATTCCGGTCGGTTTCCGACTGGGCTGAAGCGCAGGGCAATCCCCGGCTTTCGGCACAGGTCACCATTCTCGAGCGGCGCCTCTTCCGGTCGCGCGACATGCAATTGGATCGCGGCAAGTTCGCGGACTCCATCACCCTGGCAGCGACGAACAAGGGGCGAGCGCGAAAATCCGCCCTACCCGCCCTCAATCCGGTGGCATGA
- a CDS encoding formylglycine-generating enzyme family protein produces MALAFDSATEARRESEGMVWIPGRSFTMGSDHHYPEEAPAHPVKVDGFWISLTPVTNRQFKEFVEATGYVTVAEIAPDPKDYPGAKPEMLRAGSLVFTQPKAVNGADISQWWTFKFGANWRRPLGGLSDLRGKLDHPVVHVAYADAAAYADWARLDLPTEAEWELAARGGLDDAEYAWGDEFAPGGVPMANTWSGTFPTHAMKPKGHERTSPVRSFPPNGFGLYDMIGNVWEWTSDYWSPRHPEPAKHSCCIPSNPRGSDAEASYDPRQPEIRIARRVLKGGSHLCAPNYCRRYRPAARHAEPEDTSTSHVGFRCIRRTEGKAK; encoded by the coding sequence ATGGCATTGGCATTCGACAGCGCGACAGAAGCCCGGCGCGAGTCCGAGGGCATGGTGTGGATTCCCGGCAGGTCGTTCACGATGGGATCCGACCATCATTATCCGGAGGAAGCCCCGGCCCACCCGGTCAAGGTGGACGGCTTCTGGATTTCGCTGACGCCGGTCACCAACAGGCAGTTCAAGGAATTCGTCGAGGCGACGGGATATGTCACCGTCGCAGAGATAGCTCCCGATCCGAAGGACTATCCCGGTGCGAAGCCTGAGATGCTGAGGGCGGGGTCGCTGGTGTTCACGCAACCGAAAGCCGTGAACGGCGCCGACATCTCCCAGTGGTGGACATTCAAGTTCGGTGCGAACTGGCGCCGCCCTCTCGGCGGCCTCAGCGATCTGCGCGGCAAGCTCGACCATCCGGTCGTGCATGTCGCCTATGCGGACGCCGCTGCCTATGCGGACTGGGCCAGGCTCGATTTGCCGACGGAGGCCGAATGGGAGCTTGCCGCCCGCGGCGGGCTGGATGACGCGGAATATGCATGGGGCGACGAGTTCGCGCCGGGCGGCGTCCCGATGGCAAACACCTGGAGCGGCACGTTCCCTACCCACGCGATGAAGCCGAAAGGACACGAACGTACCTCGCCTGTGCGATCGTTCCCGCCGAATGGCTTCGGCCTCTACGACATGATCGGCAACGTCTGGGAATGGACGAGCGACTACTGGTCGCCCCGGCATCCCGAACCGGCGAAACACTCGTGCTGCATTCCGAGCAACCCGCGCGGCAGTGACGCCGAGGCAAGCTACGATCCGCGCCAGCCGGAAATCCGGATAGCGCGCCGGGTGCTGAAGGGCGGCTCCCATCTTTGCGCTCCAAACTACTGCAGACGCTACCGTCCTGCCGCCCGCCACGCCGAACCCGAGGATACTTCCACCAGCCATGTCGGCTTCCGCTGCATCAGGCGCACGGAAGGAAAAGCGAAATGA
- a CDS encoding HAD family hydrolase produces MRRRFQASDTMLPSLPLVGGEDHVAPANPIAVFGAMPLTRRAVLASLFAAYFCVFAVQQGLAQSDPLASWNDTPTKAAIIDFVARVTTPAGPEFVPEEERVAVFDMDGTLIPEKPVPAALIPIIIDIKAAITAKPMLAEKPGIQAFLRGDEAALAAAGEQGLNELIAAATDGKTTEEFSAEILPLMEKTPEKRFGVPYTRAVYQPMRELLAYLEANGFQNWICSGSPILFTRAVSEAMLGIPPQRVMGSTAGTRLDERGGKTVLVFDGSVDHVNDREGKPPTINLALGMRPVFVGGNEGGGGDIAMMRWSKDRKGPSFQLLINHDDADREFAYAEPDGYSLNAASKYGFHVVSMKQDWKVVVAP; encoded by the coding sequence ATGAGAAGACGTTTCCAGGCCTCCGATACCATGCTCCCGTCGTTGCCGCTTGTCGGCGGCGAAGATCACGTCGCTCCCGCAAACCCCATCGCCGTCTTCGGAGCAATGCCACTGACGCGCCGTGCAGTTCTGGCCAGTCTCTTTGCCGCTTATTTTTGCGTCTTTGCCGTGCAGCAAGGGTTAGCTCAGTCCGATCCGCTGGCTTCCTGGAACGATACCCCCACCAAGGCGGCCATCATTGATTTTGTCGCCCGTGTCACGACACCCGCCGGTCCCGAGTTCGTGCCCGAGGAAGAGCGCGTGGCGGTATTCGACATGGATGGAACACTCATTCCGGAGAAACCTGTTCCTGCGGCACTCATCCCGATCATCATCGATATCAAGGCCGCGATCACCGCAAAACCGATGCTCGCCGAAAAGCCTGGCATCCAGGCATTCTTGCGCGGGGACGAGGCGGCACTCGCGGCTGCCGGCGAACAGGGCCTCAACGAGCTCATCGCGGCGGCAACGGACGGAAAGACCACGGAAGAGTTCTCTGCGGAGATATTGCCGCTGATGGAGAAGACGCCGGAAAAGAGATTTGGCGTTCCCTACACGCGCGCTGTCTATCAGCCGATGCGTGAACTGCTCGCTTATCTTGAAGCCAACGGGTTCCAGAACTGGATCTGCAGCGGAAGTCCGATCCTGTTCACCCGGGCGGTTTCCGAAGCCATGCTCGGCATTCCGCCGCAGCGTGTCATGGGAAGTACCGCCGGCACCAGGCTTGACGAGCGTGGCGGCAAGACCGTGCTCGTCTTCGATGGCAGCGTCGATCACGTCAATGACCGCGAAGGCAAGCCGCCGACGATCAACCTTGCTCTCGGAATGCGTCCCGTCTTCGTCGGGGGCAATGAAGGTGGCGGTGGCGACATTGCGATGATGCGCTGGTCGAAAGACCGGAAAGGTCCGAGCTTCCAGCTTCTTATAAACCACGACGATGCGGACCGGGAATTCGCCTACGCGGAGCCTGACGGTTATTCACTCAATGCAGCGAGCAAATATGGATTTCACGTCGTCAGCATGAAACAGGACTGGAAAGTGGTCGTCGCACCATAA
- a CDS encoding pyridoxamine 5'-phosphate oxidase family protein encodes MSMTLEDLSSQLKKIDFCMLSTNAGSGRISARPMSNNGDVEYDGDSWFFSYEDSRKITEIEGIETVSLTFTAPPSLLGKPGIFIAVEGAASLVRDKAALEEHWIPDLERWFPEGVDTPGIVLIKVSASSIRYWDGEENGEVALPGSAT; translated from the coding sequence ATGTCCATGACCCTCGAAGACCTATCCTCGCAACTGAAGAAGATCGATTTCTGCATGCTGTCGACGAATGCCGGGTCGGGCCGCATCTCGGCCCGACCGATGAGCAACAACGGCGACGTCGAATATGACGGGGATTCCTGGTTCTTTTCCTATGAAGACAGCAGGAAAATCACGGAGATCGAAGGCATCGAAACCGTCTCGCTGACCTTCACGGCGCCTCCCAGCCTCCTCGGCAAGCCCGGGATTTTCATCGCTGTCGAGGGCGCAGCGTCGCTGGTACGGGACAAGGCGGCACTCGAAGAACATTGGATCCCCGATCTCGAGCGGTGGTTTCCTGAAGGAGTGGACACTCCTGGGATCGTTCTTATCAAGGTTTCAGCGTCCTCCATCCGGTACTGGGATGGTGAGGAAAACGGCGAGGTCGCCCTGCCTGGCTCAGCGACTTAA
- a CDS encoding DUF763 domain-containing protein → MSQRAGSADLPLHGGRVPHWLGDRMTRLGTLITEAIVHHYGRDEFLRRLAHPFWFQSFGAVMGMDWHSSGITTSVLGALKRGLKPRAGELGLHVCGGRGAHSRKTPQELVSIGERVGLDGEGLATTSRLIAKVDSAALQDGFDLYLHGFIVADDGHWVVVQQGMNGDRRQARRYHWLSEGLESFVDSPHAAIEGRSQGEIVNLADRRAERSRRGQLDLLATLGPDRIIREAAALQRAEAPAPEPAEQPMLPRLIMPAHHDVRESDVNMRRLHGNLAAAADRGPADFEELLLVPGVGARTVKALAMVAEVVHGAPCRFSDPARFSIAHGGKDRHPFPVPLKVYDETIAVMKSAVQKGRLGREEELQALKRLDDQSRQMERYVTGPDLKEIIAGEFRQSADFGGRSVFGWEEPPAK, encoded by the coding sequence ATGTCACAACGAGCAGGCAGCGCCGATCTTCCCCTTCACGGGGGACGCGTACCGCATTGGCTGGGCGACCGGATGACGCGGTTGGGGACGCTGATCACTGAGGCGATCGTCCATCACTATGGCCGCGACGAATTCCTGCGGAGGCTCGCGCATCCCTTCTGGTTCCAGTCCTTCGGCGCGGTCATGGGCATGGACTGGCATTCTTCCGGTATCACCACCAGCGTTCTCGGCGCGCTGAAGCGCGGGCTTAAGCCGCGCGCCGGAGAGCTCGGGCTGCATGTCTGCGGCGGCCGCGGCGCGCATTCGCGCAAGACGCCGCAGGAACTCGTCTCGATCGGCGAGCGTGTCGGTCTCGACGGGGAAGGGCTCGCGACCACGAGCCGTCTTATTGCCAAGGTCGACAGCGCTGCCCTTCAGGATGGGTTCGATCTTTATCTGCACGGGTTCATCGTCGCCGATGACGGCCATTGGGTGGTTGTGCAGCAGGGCATGAACGGCGACAGGCGGCAGGCCCGGCGGTATCACTGGCTGTCCGAAGGCCTGGAGAGCTTCGTCGATTCGCCGCATGCGGCAATCGAAGGAAGGAGCCAGGGCGAGATCGTCAATCTTGCCGACCGGCGCGCCGAACGCTCGCGGCGCGGTCAGCTCGATCTACTGGCGACCCTCGGGCCCGACCGGATCATCCGCGAAGCCGCGGCCTTGCAACGTGCCGAAGCGCCGGCGCCTGAACCGGCCGAACAGCCGATGCTGCCGCGCCTGATCATGCCTGCCCATCACGATGTCCGCGAGAGCGACGTCAACATGCGGCGCTTGCATGGAAATCTGGCTGCCGCTGCCGACCGCGGGCCGGCGGATTTCGAAGAGCTGCTGCTCGTGCCAGGCGTCGGCGCCCGCACGGTGAAGGCGTTGGCGATGGTGGCGGAAGTCGTTCACGGCGCGCCCTGCCGTTTTTCCGATCCGGCGCGCTTCTCGATCGCCCATGGCGGCAAGGACCGTCATCCTTTTCCGGTTCCGCTCAAGGTCTATGACGAGACGATCGCCGTGATGAAATCGGCGGTGCAGAAGGGCAGGCTCGGACGCGAGGAGGAATTGCAGGCGCTCAAGCGCCTGGACGATCAGTCCAGGCAGATGGAACGCTACGTGACGGGTCCCGACCTCAAGGAAATCATTGCCGGTGAATTCCGCCAATCCGCCGATTTCGGCGGCCGGAGCGTCTTCGGCTGGGAGGAGCCGCCCGCGAAGTAA
- a CDS encoding phospholipase D-like domain-containing protein yields the protein MTTFETIFNNPSLPQTKSQRPGARQKQEGNALCLEGSAAKAAFLINGNSYFAELARALRQARRTIWIIGWDFNPDIRLEPDKSDETLADLLHALAAANPKLEIRILIWALGPVYSGKSLQPLRKKNFPRNAQIDLRFELQPTLRGCHHQKLVSIDDAVAFIGGIDLTSRRWDTWLHRAKDKLRRDPKGVSYDPLHDVQAMVTGDAARLIGDIARRRWENATSESHLPLAEDVPFSWPDDLAVSMREIAVSFALTEPSTAFRSGISDGIAMTLDVIARARRQLYIEAQYLASFRVADAIAARLQEENGPEVVIICTRSSHGLIEKLVMGGNRDRVIRRLKRADRADRLRVYYAVVPGPIVPGPVTPQEGGDVEVLVHSKLIIADDELVRIGSSNLNNRSEGMDGECDMLFEAGNNEHRRAIADLRNCLLSEYLGTTPESFAAAFMQSGSLIQAVDALNDGPRGLREFTVELSGSISPISGTAIFDPVRPVTVLDRLGLGALVRRLIRPA from the coding sequence ATGACGACATTCGAAACCATCTTCAATAACCCGAGCTTGCCCCAGACAAAATCACAACGGCCGGGCGCCCGCCAAAAACAGGAGGGCAACGCCTTGTGTCTGGAAGGGAGCGCTGCCAAGGCGGCCTTCCTGATCAACGGCAACAGTTATTTCGCCGAGCTGGCGCGCGCATTGCGGCAGGCGCGGCGCACCATTTGGATCATCGGATGGGATTTCAATCCGGACATCCGGTTGGAACCCGATAAGTCCGACGAAACGCTGGCCGACCTGTTGCATGCCCTGGCAGCGGCAAATCCGAAACTCGAAATACGCATCCTCATCTGGGCACTCGGTCCCGTTTATTCCGGCAAGTCCCTGCAGCCGCTGCGGAAGAAGAACTTTCCCAGAAATGCGCAGATCGATCTGCGCTTCGAGCTTCAGCCGACATTGCGCGGCTGCCACCATCAGAAACTCGTCTCTATCGACGATGCCGTTGCCTTCATCGGCGGCATAGACCTGACGTCGCGCCGGTGGGACACCTGGCTCCACCGTGCCAAGGATAAATTGCGACGTGACCCCAAGGGCGTTTCCTATGATCCGCTGCACGACGTTCAGGCAATGGTCACGGGAGACGCTGCCAGGTTGATCGGCGATATCGCCAGGCGGCGCTGGGAAAACGCCACCAGTGAAAGCCACCTGCCGTTGGCCGAAGATGTCCCTTTTTCCTGGCCGGACGATCTCGCCGTTTCGATGAGGGAGATCGCGGTCAGCTTCGCGCTGACGGAGCCGTCGACCGCCTTTCGCTCCGGCATCAGCGACGGCATCGCCATGACATTGGATGTCATCGCCCGGGCGCGGCGGCAGCTTTACATCGAGGCGCAATATCTCGCCTCCTTCCGCGTCGCCGACGCCATTGCCGCGCGGCTGCAGGAGGAGAACGGGCCTGAAGTCGTCATCATCTGCACGCGCAGCTCTCACGGGCTGATCGAAAAGCTTGTCATGGGCGGCAATCGCGACCGGGTCATCCGCCGCCTCAAACGAGCCGATCGCGCCGATCGCCTGCGCGTCTACTATGCCGTCGTGCCCGGGCCAATCGTGCCCGGGCCAGTCACGCCGCAAGAGGGCGGCGACGTGGAGGTGCTCGTCCATTCCAAACTGATCATCGCCGATGACGAGCTGGTCCGCATCGGCTCCTCCAACCTCAACAATCGCTCGGAAGGGATGGATGGCGAATGCGACATGCTGTTCGAGGCCGGCAACAACGAGCATCGCCGCGCGATCGCGGACCTGCGCAATTGCCTGCTTTCGGAATATCTCGGAACCACACCGGAAAGCTTTGCCGCAGCCTTTATGCAAAGCGGCTCGTTGATCCAGGCGGTCGACGCGCTCAATGACGGGCCTCGGGGTTTACGGGAATTCACCGTCGAGCTGTCGGGCAGCATTTCACCGATTTCAGGCACGGCGATCTTCGACCCGGTTCGACCCGTAACGGTTTTAGACCGACTGGGCCTCGGCGCGCTCGTCCGCCGCCTCATTCGCCCCGCGTGA
- a CDS encoding lysylphosphatidylglycerol synthase domain-containing protein → MSFKSMIWNGLLVAALCLAVFLLYRIFQQYSLDQIVQSVRSIPLSTFCTALLFAAASYLCLSCFDLLAIRSLGKSLPYSRIALASFISLSLGHNIGFAGLSSGAFRYRFYSRWGLTAEDVAKIILFCGVTVGLGLITLGGIAMIVNPGDAGRLLRIDPASVRIFGLLALVVPVVYAGLSFFIRGTLRLWRWSFQLPRFSIAVAQVGVGTINFMLVAACLHQMLSAFGDVAFFRSVTAYVLANSAILATHVPGGLGVLEATVSYVVPKEASIGALIAFRCAYFFIPLALGTTLLVISEAVFRRRSRGANEAADERAEAQSV, encoded by the coding sequence ATGAGCTTCAAAAGCATGATATGGAATGGACTGCTCGTTGCTGCCCTTTGTCTTGCGGTCTTTCTCCTCTATCGAATCTTCCAACAATATAGCCTCGATCAGATCGTCCAATCGGTTCGCAGCATACCTCTTTCGACCTTTTGCACTGCACTTCTCTTTGCTGCGGCGTCCTATCTGTGCCTAAGCTGCTTCGATCTCCTGGCAATCCGTTCGCTCGGCAAATCCTTGCCCTATTCCAGGATTGCGCTGGCTTCCTTCATTAGCCTTTCGCTCGGCCACAATATCGGCTTTGCCGGGCTGAGCAGCGGCGCATTTCGCTATCGTTTCTATTCGCGCTGGGGGCTGACGGCGGAGGACGTGGCGAAGATCATCCTGTTTTGTGGTGTCACGGTGGGGCTCGGGCTGATCACACTTGGCGGCATCGCCATGATCGTCAATCCCGGCGATGCCGGGCGCCTGCTGCGCATCGATCCTGCCAGCGTCCGCATCTTCGGTTTGCTGGCGCTGGTCGTGCCGGTGGTCTATGCGGGCCTTTCGTTTTTCATCCGCGGCACGTTGCGGCTGTGGCGCTGGTCGTTTCAGCTACCGCGATTTTCGATCGCGGTCGCACAGGTCGGGGTCGGGACGATCAATTTCATGCTCGTCGCCGCCTGCCTGCACCAGATGCTTTCGGCCTTCGGCGACGTTGCCTTCTTCAGGTCGGTGACGGCTTACGTGCTTGCCAATTCGGCGATCCTCGCAACGCATGTTCCGGGCGGTCTCGGCGTGCTCGAGGCGACGGTCTCCTATGTCGTGCCGAAGGAGGCGTCTATCGGCGCGTTGATTGCGTTTCGCTGCGCCTATTTCTTCATTCCGCTGGCGCTCGGCACGACGCTGCTCGTCATCAGCGAAGCCGTTTTCCGGCGGAGGTCACGCGGGGCGAATGAGGCGGCGGACGAGCGCGCCGAGGCCCAGTCGGTCTAA